The window CCGGCGTCCTCCGTCTCGTCCTCGACGAACAGGAAGAAGTCGTCCAGCCCCTGCGTCAGGGGCGGCACTCCGGAGTTGATCCGGTGGGCGTTGGTCACGACGCCGGACTTCTGGGCCTGCCGGAAGATGGTCGTCAGCCGGACGGCGGGGACGGGGCCGCCCTCGGCGAGCAGATCCCTCAGCACCTCCCCGGCGCCGACCGAGGGAAGCTGGTCCACGTCGCCGACCAGCAGGAGATGGGCACCGGGTGCCACCGCCTTGACGAGCTTGTTGGCGAGCAGCAGATCCAGCATCGAGGCCTCGTCGACGACGACCAGATCGGCGTCCAGCGGCCGGTCCCGGTCGTAGGCGGCGTCCCCGCCGGGCTTCAGCTCCAGGAGCCGGTGCACGGTCGACGCCTCGGCGCCCGTCAGCTCGGACAGACGCTTCGCCGCCCGCCCGGTGGGGGCGGCCAGCACCACCGTGGCGTTCCGGGCGCGGGCCAGTTCGACCACGGAGCGGACGGTGAACGACTTCCCGCAGCCGGGGCCGCCGGTGAGGACGGCGACCTTCCTGCTGAGCGCGAGCCGGACGGCGGCCTCCTGCTCGGGGGCGAGCGTCGCGCCCGTACGCCCGGCGAGCCAGCTCAGCGCCCTGTCCCAGTCGACGTCCTGGAACGCCGGCATCCGGTCCTCCGGCGTGCGCAGCAGGCGCTGCACCTGGGCGGCGAGGGAGATCTCGGCGCGGTGGAACGGCACCAGGTACACGGCGGTGACGGGCTGCCCGTCCTCGGGTCCCGGCACCCTCTCGCGCACGACTCCCTCCGGATCCTCGGCGAGTTCGGCGAGGCAGTCGATGACGAGCCCGGTGTCCACCTGGAGGAGCTTCACCCCGTCCGCGATGAGCCGCTCCTCGGGCAGGAAGCAGTGGCCCTGGTCGGTGGACTGCGACAGCGCGTACTGGAGTCCGGCCTTGACCCGCTCCGGGCTGTCGTGCGGGATGCCGACGGCCTGGGCGATGCGGTCGGCGGTGAGGAAGCCGATGCCCCAGACGTCGGCGGCCAGCCGGTAGGGCTGGTTCTTCACGACGGAGATCGAGGCGTCCTCGTACTTCTTGTAGATGCGGACCGCGATGGAGGTGGACACACCGACGGTCTGGAGGAAGACCATGACCTCCTTGATCGCCTTCTGTTCCTCCCAGGCGGCGGCGATCATCTTCGTCCGCTTCGGCCCGAGTCCGGGCACCTCCACGAGCCGCTTCGGGTGCTGCTCGATGATGTCCAGGGTGTCGACGCCGAAGTGGGTGGTGATGCGGTCGGCCATGACCGGGCCGATGCCCTTGATCAGGCCCGAGCCGAGGTAGCGGCGGATGCCCTGGATCGTGGCGGGGAGGACCGTCGTGTAGTTGTCGACCTGGAACTGCTTGCCGAACTGCGGGTGGGAACCCCAACGCCCCTCCATCCGCAGGGACTCACCGGGCTGGGCACCGAGCAGCGAGCCGACGACGGTGAGCAGGTCACCGGCCCCGCGGCCGGTGTCGACGCGGGCGACGGTGTAGCCGTTCTCCTCGTTGGCGTAGGTGATCCGCTCCAGGACACCTTCGAGCACGGCCGTGTTGGACATGGGACGACGCTACCGGCTGCCACCGACAGCCCTGCCCCTGCTCGTCCAGGAGCCGCTCCGCCCCCGGCTGCGGGTCCGCGGCATGTCCCGTACCGCCCGGAGGCGTTCGGCAGGGGCCGGGGCGCGTGCCGCCCGGCCGGGGACGGCACGGCGGAGCGCGTAATCCGGTCGACTCGCGGGAGGGCCCGCGTCGATGATGCGTCCATGGCACTGACCGATACCCTGGCGCGCGTCGACGGCGACCTCGCCGCCGGGCGGGTACCGATGGCACGGCAGCGGCTGCGCGGGCTGGTCTCGTCGTTCCCGCACGACCACGCGCTGCGCCGCCGGCTGGCCGAGGTGTACCGGCTGTACGGCGACCCCGCCGAGGCCGGACGCTGGATGTACCTCGAGCAGGACCGCTCCCCCGAGGAGACCGCCGCCTTCGCCGCGCGGTACTCCGACCCGGTACGCCGCATGAGGGCCCTGGCCTGGCGTGGGCCGGAGACGGCCGCGGGTTCGGCCTTCGCCGAGCGGGAGCTGGCGTCCGTACGGCTCGCGGCGAGCGCCTCCGCGGGGCGGGCCCTCGGCTGGGACACCCTCCCGGACTACGGCAGCGGCACCGCGGACGAGGGCTCCCCCGGCCAGTCCCTGGCCGCTCTGGGATGCCTGGCCCTGACGCTCGCGTTCCTCGCGATCTGGGTGAACGGCCTGATCGCGCTCTTCGACTGAACGGCCTGGTCGCGCTGTTCGACTGACCCGCCGGGCGGCCGGCACCGCGCGCGGCTGCCCGCGAAACCGGGTGGCTTCCGGCGGGGGCCGCGCCCTACCGTTCGCTGCCATGGCAGACGCATGCTTCGCGCACCCCAGGCTCGCCGCGATCTACGACGCCCTCGCTCCCGATCGGACCGACCTCGCCGCGTATGTCGCGATGGCGGAGGAGTTCGGCGCGCGCCGGGTGTGGGACATCGGCTGCGGCACCGGGGTACTGGCCCTTCTGCTGGCCGGTCGCGGCATCGACGTCACCGGTTGCGACCCGGCCGCCGCGTCCGTCGACGTGGCCCGGCACAAGCCCGGTGGCCACCGGGTGCGCTGGATCGTCGGTGACGCGACGGCGTATTCGCCCCTGGGGGTCGACCTCGCGACCATGACGGCCAACGTCGCCCAGCAGATCACCGGGGCCGAGGACTGGCGGAGGACTCTGCGCGCGGCGCGGGAGGCCCTGCGGCCGGGCGGGCGCCTCGTGTTCGAGACCCGCGATCCCGCGCGCCGGGCCTGGGAGGAGTGGACCCGCGAGGACTCGTACCGGGTGACGGAGATTCCGGGGGCGGGTTCCGTCGAGAGCTGGGTCGACGTCGTCGAGGTGCGCGGTCCCTTGGTGACGTTCCGGTGGACGTACGTCTTCGCGCAGGACGGCCAGGTGCTGACGTCGGACTCGACGCTGCGTTTCCGTGAGGCGCGTGACGTCGAGGCGGCGCTCGGCGCGGAGGGGTTCGTCGTGGAGGACGTGCGGGACGCCCCCGACAGGCCGGGCCGGGAATTCGTGTTCGTCGCCCGCCGCCCCGGGTGGCCGCGCGCCTGACCCCGTGTGCCAGAAGCCCGGGTGGGCGCCAGTACACCTTCGCCGGACGGGAGTTCCTCACGGAGGCGACCGGGCCGGGCGCACCCGGGTGCCCCGCTCCGGAGTACGGACGGCCTTCCTGACGGGCCGTCGCCACGGTTCCCGAAGGTGCGGAGAAAGGCACCCGCGCGCCGCCCTGCGGGACCCCGTGGCGGCCCGTGAGGGGGCCCTGCGGGGGCGGTCACCGGCACTCCGGAGCCGGCCCCCCACCCCCGGGCGATAGGGCTCCCAGATCTCCTCCGTGACGCCCACACACCCCTCCTGACCTGGGGTTATATCCTCGGCGCGACTATGCTTGCACTGTCTGGAAGGGGGTTCCGAATGGACCGGAACATACGCTCGGTGGACGACGTCCTGAGGCTCATGGACAGCCTGTTCGCACCGGAGGCCGACCGGTGGACGCAAGGGGCGGGGGCCTGGTGGGACGACTTCTACGCGGACCGGTCGAAGCCGGTCCCCTTCTTCGTGGCGAAGCCCGACGAGAACCTCGTCTCCTGTCTCGACCGGGACCTGATCGGGCCGGGGCGGGCCCTCGATCTCGGCTGTGGTCCGGGGCGCAACGCCCTGTTCCTCGCCTCGCGGGGCTTCGACGTGGATGCGGTCGACCTGTCGCCCGGCGCCATCGCCTGGGCCCGGGAACGGGCCGTCGAAGCGGGAGCGGACGTCCGGTTCCACTGCGGTGACGCCTTCGCCGAGGGGGCACCGACCGGGCCGTACGACCTGATCCACGACTCCGGCTGCTTCCACCACCTGCCGCCCCACCGCCGCGTCAGCTACCTGGGGTTCCTGGAGCGCAACCTCGCTCCGGGCGGGCACCTCACCCTCAGCTGCTTCGCCTCCGGTGCGATGGGGTCCGAGCTGCCCGACGCGGCCTTCTACGGCGAGGCGGGCCTGCTCGGAGGCCTCGCCTACACGCCGGAGGAACTGCGCTGGATCTTCGCCGGTCTGGAGGAGGTCGAACTCCGGCGGATGCGCGACGAGCCGGCCGACTCCCCCTCCTTCGGCGAGGACTTCCTCTGGACCGCGCTGTTCCGGAAGCCGGACCGGATTTCCTGATCCCCCTCGACGGCCCGGTGCGACCGGGTTCGGCCGACGGCTCGCGCAACGTCTCGCGCGCCACCGCGCGGGCGTCCCGCGAAAGCGGAATGGGGCCCGGCCGTCAGGCCGGACCCCCCTCGCTCTCCCCCTCCGTCGGGCTTCCCGAATCCCCCCGGACCCCTCCCCGGAAGTCCCGACGCCGAATACGACCGGGGAGGGTGCGGAAAGGTTGTACGCCTTGACCTCTTCTTTACCCAGGGCGTACGGCGCGGCTCTCAGCAGGCGTGTTCCGCGTAGCGCGCGGCGACCTCCGCGACCACCTCGGCGCCGTCGCGGGCCCACAGCTCCTCGTTGAAGATCTCGACCTCGATCGGGCCGCCGTACCCGGCCGCCTCCACCTGGGCGCGGAACGCACGGAAGTCGACGCAGCCGTCGCCCAGTTGGCCGCGGCCCACCAGGACTCCGGCCGGCAGCGGGGTGATCCAGTCGGCGAGCTGGAAGGAGTGGATCCGGCCGCCCGCGCCCGCCCGGGCGATCTGCGCGGGCACCCCGTCGTCCCACCAGACGTGGTAGGTGTCGACCACCACGCCGACCTGCTCCGCGGGGAACCGCTCGGCGAGGTCGAGCGCCTGGGACAGGGTGGAGACGACGCAGCGGTCCGAGGCGAACATCGGGTGCAGCGGTTCGACGGCGAGCCGCACGCCGCGGTCCCGCGCGTACGGCGCGAGTTCGGCCAGCGCGTCGGCGATCCGCTCCCGGGCGGCGTGCAGGTCCTTCTGCCCGTCGGGGAGTCCGCCGGAGACCAGGACCAGGGTGTCGGTGCCCACGCCCGCCGCCTCGTCGACCGCCGCCCGGTTGTCCTCCAGGGCGCGGGCCCGCTCGGCGGGGTCGGTCGCGGTGAGGAAGCCGCCCCGGCACAGGCTGGTGACGGTGAGGCCCGCGTCCCTGAACAGTTTCCCCGCGCGCTCCACCCCGTACGCCCTCACAGGTGCCCGCCAGAGGCCCACCTGCCCGATCCCGGAACTCAGGCAGGCTTCGGCGAGGTCCGGCAGGGACAGCTGCCGGACCGTCTCCTGGTTGAGGGACAGGCGGGACAGGTCGGTGCTCATCGGCCACCTCCGTGGACGGCCAGCAGTGCGCGCATACGGGACTCCGCCAGGTCCGGGTCGGGGAACAGGCCCAGCCGGTCGGCCAGTTCGTACGCCCGGGCCAGGTGCGGCAGCGAGCGGGCCGACTGGAGGCCGCCGACCATCGTGAAGTGCTCCTGGTGGCCCGCGAGCCAGGCGAGCAGGACCACGCCCGTCTTGTAGAAGCGGGTCGGCGCGCGGAAGAGGTGGCGCGACAGCTCGACCGTGGGGTCCAGGAGGGCGCGGAAACCCGCCGTGTCACCGGTGTCCAGGACGCGCACCGCGTGTGCGGCGAGCGGGCCGAGCGGGTCGAAGATGCCGAGCAGGGCGTGGCTGAAGCCCCGGTCGTCGCCCGCGATCAGCTCGGGGTAGTGGAAGTCGTCGCCGGTGTAGCAGCGCACCCCGCCCGGAAGCCGGCGCCGTACGCCGATCTCCCGCTCGGCGTCCAGGAGCGAGATCTTGATGCCGTCGACCTTGTCCGGGTGTTCCGCGATGACCTTCAGGAAGGTGTCCGTGGCGGCGTCGAGGTCCGCGCTGCCCCAGTAGCCCTCCAGCGCCGGGTCGAACATGGGGCCGAGCCAGTGCAGGACGACCGGCTGGGCGGCCTGGCGCAGGAGGTGGGCGTACGTCTCCAGGTAGTCCTCGGGGCCGTCCGCGGCGGCGGCGAGCGCGCGGGAGGCCATCAGGATGGGCTGCGCGCCGCTCTCCTCGACCAGGGCGAGCTGCTCCTCGTACGCCGCGCGCACCTCGGGCAGGGTCGCCGGGCCGCTGAGCTGGTCGGTGCCCACACCGCAGGCGATCCGGCCGCCCACGGACCTCGCCTCGGCGGCGGAACGGCGGATGAGTTCGGCGGCGCCGGCCCAGTCCAGGCCCATGCCGCGCTGCGCGGTGTCCATGGCCTCGGCGACGCCCAGGCCGTGCGACCAGAGGTGGCGGCGGAAGGCGAGCGTGGCGTCCCAGTCGACGGCGGCGGGGTCGCCGGGGCCGGCGTCCGCGCGGGGGTCGGCCACGACGTGCGCGGCGGAGAACACCGTGCGCGAGGCGAGCGGCACGCCGGACGGCTTCAGGTCGAGCGGCGTGGCCCGGGGTTCGTACGGCCCGTGCGGGAGCTGGATGGTCACAGGCTCAGCTCCGGCACGTCGAAGCGGCGGCCCTCGGCGGACGACCTGAGGCCGAGCTCGGCGAGCTGGACGCCCCGGGCGCCGGCCATGAGGTCCCAGGTGTAGGGCTCGTCGAGGGCGACGTGGCGCAGGAAGAGTTCCCACTGGGCCTTGAAGCCGTTGTCGAACTCGGTGTTGTCGGGAACCTCCTGCCACTGGTCGCGGAAGGGCTCGGTGACGGGCAGGTCGGGGTTCCAGACCGGCTTGGGCGTGGCGGAGCGGTGCTGGACGCGGCAGTTGCGCAGCCCGGCGACGGCGGAGCCGTGGGTGCCGTCGACCTGGAACTCGACGAGTTCGTCGCGGTTGACGCGCACGGCCCAGGAGGAGTTGATCTGGGCGACGGCGCCGCCGGCCAGTTCGAAGGTGCCGTAGGCGGCGTCGTCGGCGGTGGCGGCGTAGGGCTTGCCCTGCTCGTCCCAGCGCTGCGGGACGTGCGTCCGCACGAGGGCCGAGACGCTCGTGACCCGGCCGAACAGTTCGTGCAGGACGTACTCCCAGTGCGGGAACATGTCGACGACGATGCCGCCGCCGTCCTCCGCCCGGTAGTTCCAGGAGGGACGCTGGGCGTCCTGCCAGTCGCCTTCGAAGACCCAGTAGCCGAACTCTCCCCGCACGGACAGGATCTCGCCGAAGAACCCGCCGTCGATGAGGCGCTTCAGCTTGAGCAGGCCCGGCAGGAAGATCTTGTCCTGGACGACGCCGTGCTTGATGCCCGCGTCCCGGGCGAGGCGGGCGAGTCCGAGGGCGCCCCCGACGTCGGTCGCGGTGGGCTTCTCGGTGTAGACGTGCTTGCCGGCGGCGATCGCCTTCCTGATCGCGTCGACGCGGGCGGAGGTGACCTGGGCGTCGAAGTAGAGGTCGACGGACGCGTCGGCGAGGACCGCGTCGAGGTCCGTCGACCATTCGGTCAGGCCGTGCCGGGCGGCGAGCGCCTCCAGCGCGTGGGCGCGGCGGCCGACGAGCACGGGTTCGGGCCACAGCACATCGCCGTCGCCGAGGTCGAGGCCGCCCTGCTCCCGGATCGCGAGGATCGAGCGCACCAGGTGCTGCCGGTATCCCATGCGTCCCGTGACGCCGTTCATGGCGATGCGCACTGTCCTGCGTGTCACGAAAGTTCCTCCATACGACCGTAGCAAGCGCTTTCTATGCGGTATGACGCTAGCCTGCCGACAGCGGCCCGGACAAGAGGGGCCGCTTCACCACTCCTCGGAGGAGAGCCATGACAGTCACCCTGGCGGACGTCGCGGCCCGCGCCCGGGTGTCCCCGGCCACCGTGTCCCGTGTCCTGAACGGCAACTACCCGGTGGCGTCGTCGACCCGGGAGCGGGTCCTGCGCGCGGTGGACGACCTGGACTACGTGCTCAACGGCCCCGCCAGTTCACTCGCCGCCGCCACGTCCGACCTCGTGGGCATCCTGGTCAACGACATCGCCGACCCGTTCTTCGGGATCATGGCCGGTGCCGCGCAGACCCAGATCGGCGGACCGGGTGACGGGTCGGGCCGCGCGGGCGGGGAGAAACTCGCCGTCGTCTGCAACACCGGCGGCTCCCCCGAGCGCGAACTCACCTACCTGACACTGCTCCAGCGCCAGCGGGCCGCCGCCGTCGTCCTCACCGGCGGCGCGCTGGAGGACCCCGGGCACCAGGCCGCGATGACCGCGAAGCTCACGAAGCTGGCGGACGCCGGGACCCGCGTCGTCTTCTGCGGACGGCCCCCGCTCCAGGAGGGCGACGCGGTGCTCGCCGCACTGGCCTTCGACAACCGGGGCGGTGCACGGCGCCTGACGGAGCACCTGATCGCGCTCGGGCACCGGCGCGTCGGTTACGTCGCCGGCCCGCTGGAGCGCACCACGACCCGGCACCGGCTGGAGGGCCACCGCGAGGCCATGAAGGCGGCGGGGCTGTACGGCGACGAGGAGAACGTCACCGTGCACGGCCCGTACGACCGGAGCTCCGGCTACGACGCCACGCTCGAACTGCTGCGGCGCGAGCCCGGCCTCACGGCGGTGGTCGCCGCCAACGACACGGTGGCCCTGGGGGCCTGCGCCGCCCTCAGGGACCGCGGGCTCCGCATCCCCGAGGACGTCTCGGTGGCCGGCTTCGACGACCTGCCGTTCTCGGTGGACGCCGTGCCCGCGCTGACGACCGTGCGGCTGCCCCTCTTCGAGGCGGGCGTGCGGGCGGGCCGGCTGGCGATGGGCAAGGAGACACCGCCGCCCGGAGGCATCGCGACCATCGAGGCCGAACTCATGGAACGCGGATCGACGGCCGCCCCTTCCCACTGACCCGCCCGCACCGGCCCGGCCGGGAACGCCGTGCCTCCCGCACCGGCGCTCCGGGACCACGCCCCCGCCCCCGCCTTGTACCTCTCGTACCGTACGTACGAGCCCCTGACCTGGTGCTCCCGTACGGCCGGCCGGGCCACCCCGAAAGATGGGGGCGACTCCCCCATGTGCGCGGACCTGGAGCCCTCCAGGATGGGCACGGGAGAACCGCTCGGGCCTCCCTGGACCGGGGAGGTGAACGCGGTGGTGGAGAAGCAGGCGATCGACGGTACGGCGCTTTCGGACGGCGAGGGCCACGCCCCGGCGGCGGACACCGCCGGCCCTTTCGGAGTCCAGGGCCACGGCGAACCCTGGTGGGCCGCGGGCACGGTCGGACCGCGCCCGGCCGCCGAGCCCGAGTGGGCCCGCTTCGCCCGCGAGGCCGTCGGCCGGGCACCGCGCTCGGCACGGATCGCGGACCGGGACTACCCGGACCTGACCGGCTTCGTCGTGGTCGTCGCCCCGTTCGCGGCCCGGGCTGCCGACCGCATGGTGTCCAGGGCGTCCGGGGGCGGCGGCACGCGGCCGGGGCCGTCCCCCTGCTCCACCGCCGTGGCGGACGGCTTCCGCCGCGACGTGGAACGCCGCCTGGCCGTGCTCGCCGCCCG is drawn from Streptomyces sp. NBC_00178 and contains these coding sequences:
- a CDS encoding dihydrodipicolinate synthase family protein; amino-acid sequence: MTIQLPHGPYEPRATPLDLKPSGVPLASRTVFSAAHVVADPRADAGPGDPAAVDWDATLAFRRHLWSHGLGVAEAMDTAQRGMGLDWAGAAELIRRSAAEARSVGGRIACGVGTDQLSGPATLPEVRAAYEEQLALVEESGAQPILMASRALAAAADGPEDYLETYAHLLRQAAQPVVLHWLGPMFDPALEGYWGSADLDAATDTFLKVIAEHPDKVDGIKISLLDAEREIGVRRRLPGGVRCYTGDDFHYPELIAGDDRGFSHALLGIFDPLGPLAAHAVRVLDTGDTAGFRALLDPTVELSRHLFRAPTRFYKTGVVLLAWLAGHQEHFTMVGGLQSARSLPHLARAYELADRLGLFPDPDLAESRMRALLAVHGGGR
- a CDS encoding sugar phosphate isomerase/epimerase family protein, with amino-acid sequence MSTDLSRLSLNQETVRQLSLPDLAEACLSSGIGQVGLWRAPVRAYGVERAGKLFRDAGLTVTSLCRGGFLTATDPAERARALEDNRAAVDEAAGVGTDTLVLVSGGLPDGQKDLHAARERIADALAELAPYARDRGVRLAVEPLHPMFASDRCVVSTLSQALDLAERFPAEQVGVVVDTYHVWWDDGVPAQIARAGAGGRIHSFQLADWITPLPAGVLVGRGQLGDGCVDFRAFRAQVEAAGYGGPIEVEIFNEELWARDGAEVVAEVAARYAEHAC
- a CDS encoding Gfo/Idh/MocA family protein, giving the protein MTRRTVRIAMNGVTGRMGYRQHLVRSILAIREQGGLDLGDGDVLWPEPVLVGRRAHALEALAARHGLTEWSTDLDAVLADASVDLYFDAQVTSARVDAIRKAIAAGKHVYTEKPTATDVGGALGLARLARDAGIKHGVVQDKIFLPGLLKLKRLIDGGFFGEILSVRGEFGYWVFEGDWQDAQRPSWNYRAEDGGGIVVDMFPHWEYVLHELFGRVTSVSALVRTHVPQRWDEQGKPYAATADDAAYGTFELAGGAVAQINSSWAVRVNRDELVEFQVDGTHGSAVAGLRNCRVQHRSATPKPVWNPDLPVTEPFRDQWQEVPDNTEFDNGFKAQWELFLRHVALDEPYTWDLMAGARGVQLAELGLRSSAEGRRFDVPELSL
- the recD2 gene encoding SF1B family DNA helicase RecD2, translated to MSNTAVLEGVLERITYANEENGYTVARVDTGRGAGDLLTVVGSLLGAQPGESLRMEGRWGSHPQFGKQFQVDNYTTVLPATIQGIRRYLGSGLIKGIGPVMADRITTHFGVDTLDIIEQHPKRLVEVPGLGPKRTKMIAAAWEEQKAIKEVMVFLQTVGVSTSIAVRIYKKYEDASISVVKNQPYRLAADVWGIGFLTADRIAQAVGIPHDSPERVKAGLQYALSQSTDQGHCFLPEERLIADGVKLLQVDTGLVIDCLAELAEDPEGVVRERVPGPEDGQPVTAVYLVPFHRAEISLAAQVQRLLRTPEDRMPAFQDVDWDRALSWLAGRTGATLAPEQEAAVRLALSRKVAVLTGGPGCGKSFTVRSVVELARARNATVVLAAPTGRAAKRLSELTGAEASTVHRLLELKPGGDAAYDRDRPLDADLVVVDEASMLDLLLANKLVKAVAPGAHLLLVGDVDQLPSVGAGEVLRDLLAEGGPVPAVRLTTIFRQAQKSGVVTNAHRINSGVPPLTQGLDDFFLFVEDETEDAGVLAVDVAARRIPARFGLNPRRDVQVLAPMHRGPAGAGHLNGLLQQAITPGRPGLPEKRFGGRVFRVGDKVTQIRNNYDKGENGVFNGTVGIVTALDPDEQRLTVLTDEDEEIAYDFDELDELAHAYAMTIHRSQGSEYPAVVVPVTTSAWMMLQRNLLYTAVTRAKKLVVLVGSRKAIGQAVRTVSAGRRCTALDFRLRSGTAADFPEK
- a CDS encoding DUF6584 family protein codes for the protein MALTDTLARVDGDLAAGRVPMARQRLRGLVSSFPHDHALRRRLAEVYRLYGDPAEAGRWMYLEQDRSPEETAAFAARYSDPVRRMRALAWRGPETAAGSAFAERELASVRLAASASAGRALGWDTLPDYGSGTADEGSPGQSLAALGCLALTLAFLAIWVNGLIALFD
- a CDS encoding class I SAM-dependent methyltransferase is translated as MADACFAHPRLAAIYDALAPDRTDLAAYVAMAEEFGARRVWDIGCGTGVLALLLAGRGIDVTGCDPAAASVDVARHKPGGHRVRWIVGDATAYSPLGVDLATMTANVAQQITGAEDWRRTLRAAREALRPGGRLVFETRDPARRAWEEWTREDSYRVTEIPGAGSVESWVDVVEVRGPLVTFRWTYVFAQDGQVLTSDSTLRFREARDVEAALGAEGFVVEDVRDAPDRPGREFVFVARRPGWPRA
- a CDS encoding LacI family DNA-binding transcriptional regulator, whose translation is MTVTLADVAARARVSPATVSRVLNGNYPVASSTRERVLRAVDDLDYVLNGPASSLAAATSDLVGILVNDIADPFFGIMAGAAQTQIGGPGDGSGRAGGEKLAVVCNTGGSPERELTYLTLLQRQRAAAVVLTGGALEDPGHQAAMTAKLTKLADAGTRVVFCGRPPLQEGDAVLAALAFDNRGGARRLTEHLIALGHRRVGYVAGPLERTTTRHRLEGHREAMKAAGLYGDEENVTVHGPYDRSSGYDATLELLRREPGLTAVVAANDTVALGACAALRDRGLRIPEDVSVAGFDDLPFSVDAVPALTTVRLPLFEAGVRAGRLAMGKETPPPGGIATIEAELMERGSTAAPSH
- a CDS encoding class I SAM-dependent methyltransferase, which encodes MDRNIRSVDDVLRLMDSLFAPEADRWTQGAGAWWDDFYADRSKPVPFFVAKPDENLVSCLDRDLIGPGRALDLGCGPGRNALFLASRGFDVDAVDLSPGAIAWARERAVEAGADVRFHCGDAFAEGAPTGPYDLIHDSGCFHHLPPHRRVSYLGFLERNLAPGGHLTLSCFASGAMGSELPDAAFYGEAGLLGGLAYTPEELRWIFAGLEEVELRRMRDEPADSPSFGEDFLWTALFRKPDRIS